The following are from one region of the Lodderomyces elongisporus chromosome 7, complete sequence genome:
- the MNN13_2 gene encoding mannosyltransferase (CAZy:GT71): protein MIRILNRKNKRAIRLYVFALVWLTVVLYWYRDYYYFSSPLMAEENEESLHSIYDVHDDHFKSPTPVEFFNNGEPKDFKEDSTYKMLYHAYGIIEKQGMTERPASVYTQIFQNHDMVSVLGHLNFRQRCELFFKNLFLIDQNWALDPGRKYELGFGKPYEEFIAQNLEKFKAQYEKEKLERSQKPGSTVIIHFKDYIMDKFNKEKMLRFEQDTINDLSILRLYNKCYVTNDDEAQKKDISAFIAKQQKFMARGERKTKDSTFRLTKSEKLITSGAFSSSSTTSNFDHRIYPWLSLELPIFERWTGEAYTSIPVYRDILKDKTQPPPTASTTSSSKITNTNFFKTYKSLCNGKGIVLTIGDHHGETAANLIRLLRALNNRLPIQILYHDGLRTDTKEKLVAAARDNFLDLPRSYSKVSDLLPRDPSRRKTKYQGFPKQELWFVNMGQTIHSNHKNKFLGFANKLLATLFNSFNEFILVDADTVLLQNPEIFFQLQGYKTTGTFFFQDRGTSKSRSLLDGKIFHYLSQSGIDKIMFDINNFSNHTLQQKLFRGAVHSMESGLVVIDRRRHFSSLLSIVHLNFIDLITGKIHGEKELFWLGFAFNGDENYHFNQLDAAAVGELTSPLVRKKPNGDHYHSQQLCSAHPGHISEEDGRSLLWINSGFKYCHNYESVDYPKELEISQQLPFVEKTVLSFKRLYSSPLRIQHAIIPPVDDELTWRQNDAEEPASGWIMTKYCRGYLWCAHSSIGGKIEPDKDNTMEGKLITFSDQERSLFDFYGDIWLGLE, encoded by the coding sequence ATGATCAGGATATTGAACAGGAAAAATAAACGAGCAATTCGGCTCTACGTCTTTGCATTAGTATGGCTCACAGTTGTGCTTTATTGGTATCGAGATTACTATTATTTCTCAAGCCCGCTTATGGCAGAAGAGAATGAAGAATCACTACATTCAATCTACGATGTTCACGATGACCATTTCAAACTGCCGACACCTGTggaatttttcaacaatggCGAACCTAAAGATTTTAAAGAAGACTCCACTTACAAGATGCTATACCACGCTTACGGGATCATTGAAAAACAAGGGATGACAGAACGACCTGCTTCAGTATATACTCAAATATTCCAAAACCATGACATGGTGTCTGTATTGGGCCACTTGAACTTTAGACAACGATGCgaattgtttttcaaaaatttgtttctcATTGACCAAAACTGGGCACTCGACCCTGGAAGAAAGTACGAGCTTGGATTTGGTAAGCCATACGAAGAATTCATTGCCCAAAACTTGGAAAAGTTTAAGGCACAatacgaaaaagaaaaactcgAAAGATCACAAAAACCGGGCCTGACTGTTATTATTCACTTCAAGGACTACATTATGGACAAAttcaataaagaaaaaatgctACGATTTGAGCAAGACACCATAAATGACTTGTCAATCTTGCGATTATACAACAAGTGTTATGTAACCAACGATGACGAGGCGCagaaaaaagatataaGTGCGTTTATCGCTaagcaacaaaaatttaTGGCTCGAGGAGAacgaaaaacaaaggaCTCAACGTTTCGACTTACAAAGTCCGAGAAACTCATCACTTCTGGAGCCTTCTCTTCGAGCTCAACGACTTCCAACTTTGACCACAGAATATATCCGTGGTTATCTTTAGAATTGCCAATATTTGAAAGATGGACAGGTGAGGCATATACAAGTATACCAGTATACCGAGATATACTAAAAGACAAAACACAACCGCCACCAACTGCATCAAcaacttcatcatcaaaaatCACTAATAccaatttctttaaaaCTTACAAAAGCTTGTGTAATGGCAAAGGTATTGTATTGACAATTGGTGATCACCACGGAGAAACCGCTGCAAACTTGATTAGACTACTACGCGCATTAAACAATAGGTTACCAATTCAGATATTGTACCATGATGGACTTCGTACTGATACAAAGGAAAAGCTAGTTGCCGCAGCAAGAGACAACTTCTTAGACCTACCAAGATCATATTCGAAAGTGAGTGATTTACTACCTCGAGATCCACTGCGCCGTAAAACCAAATATCAAGGGTTCCCGAAACAAGAACTATGGTTTGTTAATATGGGCCAAACCATCCATTCTAATCACAAGAACAAATTCCTTGGATTTGCCAATAAATTACTTGCAACACTCTTTAATTCATTTAATGAATTTATCCTAGTAGATGCCGATACCGTGCTATTGCAAAACCcagaaatttttttccaacttcAAGGTTACAAAACCACTGgcactttcttttttcaggATCGTGGCACTTCGAAATCTCGCTCATTGCTTGATGGAAAGATCTTCCACTACTTGTCACAGTCAGGGATTGACAAAATCATGTTTGacatcaacaatttttcCAACCATACAttgcaacaaaaattatttcGCGGTGCAGTGCACTCAATGGAGTCTGGTCTCGTGGTGATCGATAGACGGCGTCATTTTAGCTCCCTTTTGCTGATTGTGCATCTCAATTTCATTGATCTTATTACTGGTAAAATCCATGGTGAAAAAGAGTTATTTTGGCTAGGCTTTGCATTTAATGGCGATGAAAATTACCATTTTAATCAACTCGATGCAGCGGCTGTTGGTGAGCTTACTAGTCCCTTGGtgagaaaaaaaccaaatggtgATCATTATCACTCACAACAACTTTGTTCTGCACACCCAGGTCACATTAGTGAAGAGGATGGTCGTTCGTTACTCTGGATCAATTCTGGCTTCAAATATTGTCACAATTATGAAAGTGTAGATTACCCAAAGGAATTGGAAATTTCGCAGCAACTACCATTTGTGGAAAAAACTGTATTGTCTTTTAAAAGGTTATATTCGAGTCCCTTGCGTATTCAACATGCTATAATTCCACCAGTCGACGATGAATTAACTTGGCGTCAAAATGATGCTGAGGAGCCAGCTAGTGGTTGGATCATGACGAAATATTGTAGAGGTTATCTCTGGTGTGCTCACCTGAGTATTGGTGGCAAAATAGAGCCGGATAAAGACAATACGATGGAAGGTAAGCTCATTACATTTAGTGATCAAGAACGATCActatttgatttttatGGCGATATATGGCTAGGATTGGAATAA
- the GCN3 gene encoding translation initiation factor eIF-2B subunit alpha (BUSCO:EOG09262X8R) translates to MATEHPNNIKLPSLGESFDITGTYLKFLEEDKDMTMPIAAIESLVTMLRFKSPSTSSELINLVSKNIEILKSSIPNNISLSAGCDLFMRFILRNTNIYSDWESFSKNLIENGELFVQRAKISRDKSAEFGVSFIKDDDIILVHSYSRVVFNLLLKAKQEQLTRFKVLVTESRPTENGFIMAQKLKEADIPCEVIVDNAVGYVLHKVDKIFVGAEGVAESGGIINHIGTYQIGCLAKVNNKPFYVITESHKFVRLFPLAPNDLPNMNYIATLGEQEHEFGEYFKKHSEQLTENKHFVDFTPHEYITALVTDLGVLTPSAVSEELIKIWYD, encoded by the coding sequence ATGGCCACGGAGCATCccaacaatatcaaattACCCTCTTTGGGAGAATCATTTGACATTACTGGAACGTACCTCAAGTTTTTAGAGGAGGATAAGGATATGACGATGCCCATTGCAGCAATTGAGTCATTAGTCACCATGTTGCGTTTCAAGCTGCCCTCAACATCATCagaattgatcaatttaGTCTCAAAGAATATCGAAATCCTTAAATCATCCATCCCAAATAACATTTCATTATCTGCCGGATGTGACTTGTTCATGCGATTTATTTTGAGAAATACAAATATCTACAGTGACTGGGAATCGTTTTCCAAGAACCTTATAGAGAATGGAGAGTTGTTTGTGCAAAGAGCTAAAATCTCCCGTGATAAGCTGGCCGAGTTTGGTGTGTCCTTTATTAAGGATGACGATATTATTCTTGTTCATAGTTATTCTCGTGTGGTATTTAATCTTTTACTCAAGGCCAAACAGGAGCAGCTAACAAGATTCAAAGTTTTAGTGACGGAGCTGAGGCCCACAGAGAATGGTTTTATTATGGCGcaaaagttgaaagaaGCAGATATACCGTGCGAAGTCATTGTTGATAATGCTGTTGGTTATGTATTGCACAAGGTGGATAAGATCTTTGTCGGTGCTGAGGGAGTAGCTGAAAGTGGTGGTATCATCAATCACATTGGAACATATCAAATCGGCTGTCTTGCAAAAGTCAACAATAAGCCGTTTTATGTGATAACAGAGTCCCACAAATTCGTTCGATTGTTCCCCTTGGCGCCTAATGATTTGCCAAACATGAACTATATTGCCACTTTGGGAGAACAGGAACATGAGTTTGGCGAGTATTTCAAAAAGCATAGTGAACAATTGACTGAGAACAAACATTTTGTGGATTTTACACCACATGAATACATCACGGCATTGGTAACCGACTTGGGAGTGTTGACGCCGTCAGCAGTCAGTGAAGAGTTGATCAAAATCTGGTACGACTAA
- the DBP7 gene encoding ATP-dependent RNA helicase dbp7 (BUSCO:EOG09260KNR) encodes MSDDDDGLMLNFAVPEPVSYSTTSTASIPQGGHVKVSGGRWKDRRKLQLSLQGREKPKPKPKGTNSIPIDQERAQKRRFDSPRGEPKDRKPRTHLNDGSNESQGQYKKPRVDRGVGIGSSADKRDQSGQMGKSGKGGKNGKGGKEDSYVSSLFTNNQSAAPVPNGNEEDNTGEAASKKSDKTYAPSNAPVKGAATFNGLGLNDKLVKHLTEYLRYKYPTQIQKQVIPELLTTQRDVFVKAQTGSGKTMAFTLPIFHKLMVEEKHRIGRESGVFAMILAPTRELANQIYSVLENLNRCCPFIVPGIVIGGEKKKSEKARLRKGVNILVGTPGRLKDHLENTKSLDISQIRYLVLDEGDKLVELGFEETITRITQIIEERSSIRETSEKWQGLPTRRINMLCSATLQNNVKKLGSIILDNPEMISVDREVEGTILFDDGEDHNQSGQAGSANNGQHEHESFAPEQLIQNVVVVPPKLRLVSLEANLVNIAKKIKKEATSSRSIVFFSCSDSVNYHFEVFTRDGKAFKKVKDEESGESRRVLVDPEDVAEEGAEVDLSEVTAPLVNDNTIIYKLHGSLPQQTRTNILQNFIKDDPKFPHKVLFCTDVASRGLDLPNISNVIEYDAPFTIDDHLHRIGRSARVGAQGNATLFLTPGLEEGYIDAKLKVVHPRAENLRLVNYEKPLQQAFAEDDGAGSGSKRNKHNKLGNWDVHATTWHLEVERWLLEDSTALAKASQAFTSHIRAYATHLSTERNFFNVKTLHLGHLAKSFGLRETPKSLGKSAGKNNETSHGESARSKLKKEDPRKKMLRMAKMAVNSASSEFNY; translated from the coding sequence ATgagtgatgatgatgatggtttGATGTTGAACTTTGCAGTGCCCGAGCCTGTCTCTTATTCTACCACTTCTACAGCTTCCATACCCCAAGGAGGACATGTTAAAGTTAGTGGTGGACGATGGAAAGACCGGAGAAAGTTACAATTATCACTTcaaggaagagaaaagcCAAAACCGAAACCAAAGGGGACGAATAGTATACCGATAGACCAAGAAAGAGCACAGAAACGAAGATTTGACCTGCCGAGAGGAGAACCAAAGGATAGAAAACCGAGAACACATCTAAATGATGGCTCAAACGAGTCTCAAGGTCAATACAAGAAACCACGAGTGGATAGAGGAGTTGGCATTGGAAGCAGTGCAGACAAAAGAGATCAAAGCGGTCAAATGGGCAAAAGTGGTAAAGGTGGTAAAAATGGTAAAGGCGGAAAAGAGGACTCATATGTGTCATCATTGTTTACAAATAATCAGTCAGCTGCCCCGGTACCAAATGGCAACGAAGAAGATAATACTGGTGAGGCTGCATCTAAAAAAAGTGATAAAACATATGCACCATCAAATGCTCCAGTGAAAGGCGCGGCCACATTCAATGGGCTTGGACTCAATGATAAGTTAGTAAAACATTTAACAGAATATTTACGATACAAGTATCCTACACAAATCCAGAAGCAAGTCATTCCTGAACTTCTTACGACTCAGCGTGATGTATTTGTTAAAGCACAAACGGGGTCAGGTAAGACAATGGCGTTTACATTACCAATATTCCACAAGCTCATGGTGGAGGAGAAACATCGGATTGGAAGAGAATCCGGGGTATTTGCAATGATACTTGCACCAACAAGAGAATTGGCTAATCAAATTTATTCCGTGTTGGAGAATCTCAATCGATGTTGCCCGTTTATTGTTCCTGGTATTGTTATTGgtggagaaaagaaaaaaagcgAAAAAGCTAGGTTACGTAAAGGAGTTAATATTTTGGTTGGAACGCCTGGTCGTTTAAAGGATCATTTGGAGAATACAAAATCACTCGATATTAGCCAAATCAGGTATTTGGTGCTTGACGAAGGTGACAAGTTGGTCGAATTGGGGTTTGAGGAAACAATCACTAGGATCACGCAGATTATTGAGGAAAGATCACTGATTAGAGAAACTAGCGAAAAATGGCAAGGTTTGCCTACAAGGAGAATTAATATGTTGTGCTCTGCCACGTTGCAGAACAACGTCAAAAAATTGGGAAGCATTATTTTGGATAATCCAGAGATGATTTCAGTAGATCGAGAAGTGGAGGGAactattctttttgatgATGGGGAAGACCATAATCAAAGTGGGCAAGCGGGTAGTGCCAACAATGGACAACATGAACACGAGTCTTTTGCACCTGAGCAATTGATACAAaatgtggttgttgttccACCTAAATTGAGACTTGTTTCATTGGAAGCGAATTTGGTCAacattgccaaaaaaatcaaaaaagaagcaacaTCTTCCAGAagtattgttttcttttcatgtTCAGATTCGGTGAACTACCACTTTGAAGTTTTTACCAGAGATGGAAAAGCTTTTAAAAAAGTGAAGGATGAGGAATCAGGGGAATCAAGAAGAGTACTTGTGGATCCGGAAGATGTTGCCGAAGAAGGTGCAGAGGTTGACCTAAGTGAAGTGACTGCTCCTCTTGTTAATGACAATACTATAATTTACAAATTGCATGGCTCATTGCCTCAGCAAACAAGAACCAATATCCTTCAAAATTTTATAAAGGATGATCCAAAATTTCCACACAAGGTTCTCTTTTGTACCGATGTTGCATCAAGAGGATTGGATTTGCCCAATATCTCAAATGTTATTGAATACGATGCTCCATTCACAATTGATGACCATTTGCATAGAATTGGTAGATCCGCTAGAGTTGGTGCTCAAGGTAATGCGACGCTATTCTTGACTCCCGGTTTGGAAGAAGGATACATTGATGCCAAGTTAAAAGTAGTTCATCCACGTGCAGAGAATCTTAGGCTCGTTAACTATGAAAAACCACTTCAGCAGGCTTTTGCAGAAGACGACGGAGCTGGTTCTGGtagtaaaagaaataagCATAACAAGTTGGGCAATTGGGATGTCCATGCTACTACATGGCATCTTGAAGTTGAACGGTGGTTACTAGAAGACTCCACAGCTTTAGCAAAAGCTAGTCAGGCATTTACATCACATATTAGAGCGTATGCAACGCATTTGTCAACTGAGCggaattttttcaatgttAAGACATTGCATTTGGGCCATTTGGCGAAAAGTTTTGGTTTAAGAGAAACGCCAAAAAGTTTGGGCAAGAGTGCAGGAAAGAATAATGAGACGAGCCATGGAGAGTCTGCAAgatcaaaattgaaaaaagaggatCCACGAAAGAAGATGTTGAGAATGGCCAAAATGGCAGTCAATTCTGCAAGTAGCGAATTTAACTATTAA